The Bos indicus isolate NIAB-ARS_2022 breed Sahiwal x Tharparkar chromosome X, NIAB-ARS_B.indTharparkar_mat_pri_1.0, whole genome shotgun sequence genome has a window encoding:
- the GPM6B gene encoding neuronal membrane glycoprotein M6-b isoform X5, whose amino-acid sequence MKPAMETAAEENTEQSRERKGCFECCIKCLGGVPYASLVATILCFSGVALFCGCGHVALAGTVAILEQHFSTNTSDHALLSEVIQLMQYVIYGIASFFFLYGIILLAEGFYTTSAVKELHGEFKTTACGRCISGMFVFLTYVLGVAWLGVFGFSAVPVFMFYNIWSTCEVIKSPQTNGTAGVEQICVDIRQYGIIPWNAFPGRICGSALENICNTNEFYMSYHLFIVACAGAGATVIALLIYMMATTYNYAVLKFKSREDCCTKF is encoded by the exons GCTGCTTTGAATGCTGCATCAAGTGTCTGGGCGGAGTCCCCTACGCCTCCCTGGTGGCCACCATCCTCTGCTTCTCGGGTGTCGCCCTGTTCTGCGGCTGTGGGCATGTGGCTCTGGCAGGCACCGTGGCGATCCTGGAGCAGCACTTCTCCACCAACACCAGCGACCATGCCCTGCTGAGTGAAGT aattCAGCTGATGCAGTATGTCATCTACGGAATTGCATCCTTTTTCTTCTTGTATGGGATCATTCTGCTGGCAGAAGGCTTCTACACCACGAGTGCAGTGAAAGAACTGCACGGGGAGTTTAAAACAACCGCCTGTGGCCGGTGCATCAGTGGGATG TTCGTCTTCCTCACCTATGTGTTGGGAGTGGCCTGGCTGGGTGTGTTTGGTTTCTCGGCAGTGCCAGTGTTTATGTTCTACAACATATGGTCCACCTGTGAAGTCATCAAGTCCCCCCAAACCAACGGGACAGCAGGAGTGGAGCAGATCTGTGTGGACATCCGGCAATATG GAATCATCCCTTGGAAtgctttcccaggaagaatatgTGGCTCGGCCCTGGAAAACATCTGCAACACCAACGAG TTCTACATGTCCTATCACCTGTTCATCGTGGCCTGTGCTGGAGCTGGCGCCACCGTCATTGCCCTG CTGATCTACATGATGGCTACCACATATAACTATGCGGTTTTGAAGTTTAAGAGTCGGGAAGATTGCTGCACTAAATTCTAA